GGCTGGAGCATGCCGTACAAACAGAAAAAAAACATCTCGGTCTGAAAAAGACGCGCGAGAATTTCGAACGGTCGTTGCTGCTGAACACCCTGAACGAGGTCGGCTGGAACAAGAACCAGGCCGCCGCCAGACTGGGAATCAGCCGCATGTCCTTGTTCAACATGCTGAAAAAGTACCAGATCAGAAAATGAAAATTTGGCTGCTGAAAAAAACGGGCGCGTTCCTGCTTTTTACCTGGGCGGCCGCCAGCCTGATTTTTTTACTGGTGTACACCATTCCCGGCGATCCGGTGGCGGCCATGCTGGGCAAAATGCCCCGGCCCGAAGACATTCGGCGGCTGCAGCAGTCCATGCGCTTGGATCGACCCTTGGTCGAACAATACATGCACTTCGTGCAAAAATTGCTGCGCCTGGACCTCGGCGAGTCCATCATCGACCGCCGGCCGGTTCTGGCAACGATTCGCCGTTATTTCCCCAATACGATCATCCTGGCCGCCGCCGCCATGCTCCTGGCCCTGCTGATCGCCATGCCGCTCGGCATGCTGGCCGCCATGAAAGGGCGGGGGGTTTGCTACGTGGTGAGCATGGTTTTTTCGACCATCGGGCTGGCCGTCCCCGGCTTCTTGTCGGGGATCCTGCTGATCATTCTGTTTTCGCTCCGCTGGCACTGGCTCCCTGTATCGGGCAGCGGTGAAATCCGATTTCTGATCCTACCGGCGTTCACTCTGGCGATCTCCCTCAGCGCCTTTCTGATGCGGGTGATCCATACCGTGGTGGCCGGGGAAATGAACCAGCCGTACGTCCTGCTGGCACGCGCCAAGGGGCTTTCCGGGTTTCATGTTTTTTCCCGTCACGTCTTGAGAAATGCCCTGATCCCAATAATCACCATTATCGGCCTGCAGCTCGGCGCCTTGCTGAGCGGGACCATCGTCATCGAGAATGTTTTTTCCTGGCCCGGCATCGGCACCCTCCTGATCACGGCCATCCGGCAAAGGGATTTTCCGCTGATCCAGGGGATCGCTCTTTTCCTGGCTGTCCTCTACCTGCTGCTCAACCTTCTGATCGACCTGACCTACCCGATCATCGACCCGCGCCTGCGCCATGATCACCGCGAGTAAAACAAACCTGCAAACGAAGCTGGGCATCCTCCTGCTCGCTGGGCTGGGGGTCTTCCTTGCCGCCGGGGCCATCATCAACGGCATCGATTTGCGCCTGAATATCCAGTGGCGGCTGCAGGCGCCTTCGCCGGGGCACGTGTTTGGCACCGACGCCCTGGGGCGGGATATTTTTTCCTGCCTGATATTCGCAACCGCAATTTCCCTGGCCATTGCCCTGGCTGTGGTTTTTCTTTCGGCGCTCATCGGCGCCTTGCTCGGTTTCGCGGCCGCCTGGCAAGGCGGCTTGACCGAGGCCTGCATCATGCGCGGCGCCGACCTGATCCTGGCCTTCCCGGGCATCCTGCTCTGCCTGGCCTTGGTGGCTTTCTGGGGCCCGGGCATCTTTCATCTCGTTCTGGCGCTGGTGGGCAGCGGCTGGGCCGGGTACGCCAGGTTGGTGCGCGCCGAAGTGATCAAAGTCAAGGAGAGGGAATTCGTCCTGGCCGCCCGGGGCTTCAACGCCTCGGCGCTGCGCATCGCCTCCAGCCACATGGCGCCGCTGCTTTTCCCCCTGCTCGCCACTCAAGCCGTTCTGGGCATGGCCGGGGTCATATTGCTCGAGTCGAGTCTGGATTTCCTCGGCCTGGGGCTCGACCCGCGGCTGCCCAGCCTGGGGCAGATGATCGACGCCGGGCGCGCGCACCTGTTCGTCAAGCCGTCCCTGACCGTCCTTCCCGGGGGGTGTCTGATCGTGTTGATCGCCGCCTTTCTGCTGCTGGCCGATGGCGGCAAAGGCCGAGCCGCCGCCAACCGCATTGCAAAAATATTTTAAATAAATTATAATAAAAATATCATGGCGGATGGCAGATAGTGCAATTTTAGTGGAGGTTTTTCATGGAAAAAAGAAAGGAAAAACGTGTTAGAAAAAGAATGCTCTCCAGTTTGGAAGATAGACCGGCGATCATTGTCGATGTTTCCCAAAGCGGAATTCAAATTTCCATGAGTTCCACTCCAAAAAATCAACTGGTTTCGATTAAGCTTCAAATCGGAGGCAAGGTCATCCATCTGCATGGCGATATCCGCTGGATCAACAAGACGATCTCCACTCAAAACTCCAGCAATATCGGCATTGCCATCCACGAAGCTCCACCCGAATACCTGCAGCTTGTTGAAGGCCACTCCTAGGAAAACCGGGCCTCCGGCTCGAATTCAGGGCTTGTCCTGCTCGTTTTCGCTGGCGCCGATAAGGCCGGGCGCGGCATTGGCATCGGCCGCTTCGAGCGTCAGTTCGATGACATCGTCCTGCAGGCGGCAGACTAGGTAGCGGGCGTCGTTCCAACCCTTGTCCAGGGAAAGATAGGCGATTTTTTCCAGCAGCTCTTTTTTCAAGACGCGGGTCAGGTTGCGAGCCCCGTATTCGAGCGAATAGCCCCGGTGGGCGATGGTCGCCAGCACATCGTCCTTGATGACCAGCTCCTTGCCCTGTTTTTCCAGGTCGCGGCGGATCTCGCCCAAGTGGATGTCGATGATGGCCCTGATATCGGCATCATGCAGATGCCTAAAGATGATGATTTCGTCGATGCGGTTGAGAAATTCGGGGGAAAAATATTTTTTCAGCGATTTGATCAGCGTGGCCCGCGAAACATTGGCCCCCTCCAGGCTGCTTTTGTATCCCATGTCGGCCTTGGAAAACAAAGCCGTGCCGATATTCGAGGTCATGATGATGGTGGTTTTGGAAAAATCGATCACGTTGCCGCGGGCGTCGGTCAGGCGGCCGGCGTCGAATACCTGTAGGAAGATGTTCAGCAACTGCGCGTCCGCTTTTTCGACTTCATCCAAAAGAATGATGGAATAGGGATTCTGGCGCACCTTGTCGGTCAGCTGGTTGGCGTCATAGTAGCCGACATAGCCCGGAGCCGCCCCGACGAAGCGCGAATAAGTGAATTTTTCCATGTATTCCGACATGTCTATGCGGATGAGGTAGTCCTGGCTGCCGTACAGGGATTCGCTCAGGGCGATGGCCGTTTCCGTTTTGCCCACGCCGGTCGGACCGATGAACATAAATACGCCGTGCGGCCGGTTCTTTTTGACGTCGTAGCCCAGCTTGGACGTGATCACCGAGGAAACCATTTTGGCGATGGCCTCGTCCTGGCCGACGATTCTTTTTAAAATATTGGCCGGCAACGCGAGCAAACGGTTCTTCAAGGAAATGGAAATGTTGGTCTCAGGAAGATTGCCGATATCGGACAGGACTTCGACCACATCCGCTTCCTCGACCCGGTGCGCGCCGGCCTGGGTGGTGCTGTTCTTCAACTTGACCTTGGCGATGCAGCGCTCCAGGAGCATGATGGCCGAATCGGGCAGTTTCCGCTCGCGGATGTCCCTTTTGGCGCTCTCGACGATGTCCTCGATGATCTCGTTCGGAACCATGAGGTTGTCCTCGCTCATCGCCGCATTGACCAGGTTCTTCAGGATCTTGCGCGTCCCTTCCGGGGAAAGTTCGTTGACGATGATTCTCTGGAAATAGCCCAGCAGCGAATTGTCCTTTTCGATCGTGTTCTTGTATTCCTCATAGTCGGTGGTGGCGATCACCTGGATGGAATTGTCGCGCAGGAAATTTTTCAGGATATTGACCAGATCCAGAGAGGTTCCCCTGGCCGACCCGGTGGACATCATCAGATGGATGTCCTCCAAAACCAGGATGGAATTCTGGGATTTGAACTCCTGCAGGAGCTTCAGTACTTTTTCTTCGAACTGGCCGCGATACTTGGAACCGGTAAGCAGGGAAACGAAGTTGATCTCCTTGATCCGTTTCTCTTTCAGCGCGGCGGGAACCTCTTCGAAGATGATTTTCTGGGCCAACAGGCGGATCAGGGCCGATTTGCCGACCCCCCTTTCGCCGATCAAAAGCAGGTTGCGCTTGGAATTGGATATCAGGATCTCGATCATCTGGCGGAGTTCCTTGCCGCGGCCGATGATCCTTTCCTCTTTCTGGATGACCGTTTCGGTGATGTCGAAGAAGGCGTCATTTTTCTGTACGTCGGGCTTGCCCTTGCCTTTGTCGATCGCCTCCCTGATCTTCTTTATCTTTTCGCCCAAGCTTTTGTTCTGCGCGATCGACAGCGCTTTCTCATAAAAACTCAGGGCCAGCTCCACGTTCTCTTCCTGCCAATAGACATCGCCGATCATTTCATGCCCCTCGGCGTAGAACGGGTAAAAAAGCAAAAATTTCTGCAGCAGGCGCTTCATCTCCAGGAAGCGGCTTAGCCCGGCCAGGTTTCTGATCTGCAGAAGATAGATCAGCGGCATGCTGAAATCTTCGAAGGACGCAGCTTCAAGCAGAAGCTGGCTATCGGCATAGAGCTTCAGCTGCTGCTGGCGATAAGCCGCCTCGATCTCGCGCCATTTGCTTAAGGGTCCGCCCGCAACGGCGTCGGGCAGTCGCGGCTGCAAGCTCTCCAGCTCGGCAAAACAAAAATTGGCCAGGTAGAATTCGCAGATTTTTTGAAACGCGTCATCCCCGTCAGCCGTTGTTTCGCCGTCGCCGCCGATCGGGGCGTAGGCGATGCCGTCGGCGGCTACCCGCGTCAAGGCCAAGGGCTGCCCGTCGCGGCAAAGGAAAAAAGGCGCCAGGTTGAAGGTGATGGTGGCGTTGGCATAAACCAGTTCGCCCTCATGGCCGCTAGCGGCGTGTTTTTTTTCAGCCGCGTTCGGCTTCAGGGTCACTGACCCGGTGATCTTTTTGTCAAAAAGCTTGAACAGGTTTTCAATCCAGAACTTGTAATCACCGAAAAGGCCTTTTTTCACTTTGTCATCGAGCGGTGTTTTTTGATTTTTCAGGTAATCGCTGATGTTTTCCAGGATAAACGCCATGGTCTGGCGCTCGGTTTTGCTCATATTCAGGACCTGGGTGTTGAAAACCTGCAGAAAGCCGATGGCATTCTCCAGCATTTGAAAAATGTCGCCGGAAAAAAAAGTTTTCCCGGCCGGCAGCTGGAAATTCTTTTTCCGAAACAGGTTTTCAGCCTTGAACAGCCCGTCCAGGACGACGACCATGTTGATGAGCAGAAGGTCGGCGTTTTCTTTGTTGAATTCGCGTTTTTCGAACTTGAAATCGGGTAGAAAAACCGATAAAAACTGGCTCAGCCTCGCGAATTGACCGAAATGGGATTCCATCTTGTTCTCCAGTACACCCGTACCGTTTTTATTATATGAAGCCCTTGTCGGAAAGTCAATTTAAAATTGCTTTTTCAAGCGGGATTTGCTATACTTTTTTGCGGAAACTATGGATGATATACTGAATTTTATTGGCAGTAACCCCTTGGTAAAACTTCTGATCATCGTTGCCGCGATGATGCTGATTCTGAAAATCATCTATCAGGTCCTGAAAACGGCGAAAGTTTCCGCCTTCCAGAACAAGTCGTTTTTTGAATCGTTCTTCTACCTGCTTTTCAAAAAAGCCTACATGGAAAGGAGCGCCAGAAGAGCCTCCCAGCAGAATATGTTTTTCAAGGCCGGCCAGATATACGAGGAGATCGGCGAGTTTAAAAAAGCCCTGCAGGTGTACGAGGAAGGCCAGGAATACGAGCACATGGGCGCCCTGCTTGAAAAATTGAACAAGGAGAGCGAGGCCATCGAAGTATACAAAAGAAGCGGCAACAGCGACAACCTGATCAAGCTGCTGCTCAAGCGCAAAAATGTCGAGGCCGCCGGAATCGTCCTTGAAAACAACAACCGCTTTCAGGAAGCGGCCGAAC
This region of Candidatus Aminicenantes bacterium genomic DNA includes:
- a CDS encoding ABC transporter permease, whose product is MKIWLLKKTGAFLLFTWAAASLIFLLVYTIPGDPVAAMLGKMPRPEDIRRLQQSMRLDRPLVEQYMHFVQKLLRLDLGESIIDRRPVLATIRRYFPNTIILAAAAMLLALLIAMPLGMLAAMKGRGVCYVVSMVFSTIGLAVPGFLSGILLIILFSLRWHWLPVSGSGEIRFLILPAFTLAISLSAFLMRVIHTVVAGEMNQPYVLLARAKGLSGFHVFSRHVLRNALIPIITIIGLQLGALLSGTIVIENVFSWPGIGTLLITAIRQRDFPLIQGIALFLAVLYLLLNLLIDLTYPIIDPRLRHDHRE
- a CDS encoding AAA family ATPase, giving the protein MESHFGQFARLSQFLSVFLPDFKFEKREFNKENADLLLINMVVVLDGLFKAENLFRKKNFQLPAGKTFFSGDIFQMLENAIGFLQVFNTQVLNMSKTERQTMAFILENISDYLKNQKTPLDDKVKKGLFGDYKFWIENLFKLFDKKITGSVTLKPNAAEKKHAASGHEGELVYANATITFNLAPFFLCRDGQPLALTRVAADGIAYAPIGGDGETTADGDDAFQKICEFYLANFCFAELESLQPRLPDAVAGGPLSKWREIEAAYRQQQLKLYADSQLLLEAASFEDFSMPLIYLLQIRNLAGLSRFLEMKRLLQKFLLFYPFYAEGHEMIGDVYWQEENVELALSFYEKALSIAQNKSLGEKIKKIREAIDKGKGKPDVQKNDAFFDITETVIQKEERIIGRGKELRQMIEILISNSKRNLLLIGERGVGKSALIRLLAQKIIFEEVPAALKEKRIKEINFVSLLTGSKYRGQFEEKVLKLLQEFKSQNSILVLEDIHLMMSTGSARGTSLDLVNILKNFLRDNSIQVIATTDYEEYKNTIEKDNSLLGYFQRIIVNELSPEGTRKILKNLVNAAMSEDNLMVPNEIIEDIVESAKRDIRERKLPDSAIMLLERCIAKVKLKNSTTQAGAHRVEEADVVEVLSDIGNLPETNISISLKNRLLALPANILKRIVGQDEAIAKMVSSVITSKLGYDVKKNRPHGVFMFIGPTGVGKTETAIALSESLYGSQDYLIRIDMSEYMEKFTYSRFVGAAPGYVGYYDANQLTDKVRQNPYSIILLDEVEKADAQLLNIFLQVFDAGRLTDARGNVIDFSKTTIIMTSNIGTALFSKADMGYKSSLEGANVSRATLIKSLKKYFSPEFLNRIDEIIIFRHLHDADIRAIIDIHLGEIRRDLEKQGKELVIKDDVLATIAHRGYSLEYGARNLTRVLKKELLEKIAYLSLDKGWNDARYLVCRLQDDVIELTLEAADANAAPGLIGASENEQDKP
- a CDS encoding ABC transporter permease, producing the protein MITASKTNLQTKLGILLLAGLGVFLAAGAIINGIDLRLNIQWRLQAPSPGHVFGTDALGRDIFSCLIFATAISLAIALAVVFLSALIGALLGFAAAWQGGLTEACIMRGADLILAFPGILLCLALVAFWGPGIFHLVLALVGSGWAGYARLVRAEVIKVKEREFVLAARGFNASALRIASSHMAPLLFPLLATQAVLGMAGVILLESSLDFLGLGLDPRLPSLGQMIDAGRAHLFVKPSLTVLPGGCLIVLIAAFLLLADGGKGRAAANRIAKIF
- a CDS encoding PilZ domain-containing protein, yielding MEKRKEKRVRKRMLSSLEDRPAIIVDVSQSGIQISMSSTPKNQLVSIKLQIGGKVIHLHGDIRWINKTISTQNSSNIGIAIHEAPPEYLQLVEGHS